A portion of the Salvelinus fontinalis isolate EN_2023a chromosome 32, ASM2944872v1, whole genome shotgun sequence genome contains these proteins:
- the LOC129831246 gene encoding carboxy-terminal kinesin 2-like isoform X1 — protein MEAELHNVQLFAGLHSFPLPDHPEGDPGHGPQPGGETVMFGPSTRQQDVFEEISLLVQSALDGYNVCCFAYRQWQKLHHGGGGEKEDMRGVIPRAVQQIFQASKKLREQGWEVCNLIALANQNRSTARTNMNDHSSHSVFQLDIEGENSGRDVTCKSSLCLDLAGSEQVQKSQSQGYHFSEMTAINCSLTNLGIVIAALTNKESFIPYRNSKADVTPPKLPRRIECGCLYIVIFKLMPLYWLLHFILFIFNQLDPMYKDQ, from the exons ATGGAGGCCGAGCTTCACAATGTGCAG CTCTTTGCAGGGCTCCACTCTTTCCCGTTGCCAGACCACCCTGAGGGAGACCCAGGACATGGTCCGCAACCTGGAGGAGAGACTGTGATGTTTGggccctccacacggcaacaggATGTGTTTGAGGAGATTTCCCTCCTGGTGCAGTCAGCCCTGGACGGCTACAACGTCTGCTGCTTCGCTTACAGACAGTGGCAAAAGCTACACcatggaggggggggagagaaggaggacatGCGTGGGGTCATCCCCCGGGCCGTGCAGCAGATCTTCCAGGCCTCCAAGAAATTGCGGGAGCAGGGATGGGAG GTCTGCAACCTGATCGCACTGGCCAACCAGAATCGATCCACAGCCCGGACTAACATGAATGACCACTCCTCGCACTCGGTGTTCCAGCTCGACATTGAGGGCGAGAACTCTGGAAGAGACGTCACGTGCAAAT ccTCTCTGTGTTTGGACCTGGCTGGCAGTGAGCAGGTGCAGAAGAGCCAATCCCAAGGGTACCACTTCAGTGAGATGACAGCCATCAACTGCTCCTTGACCAACCTTGGGATTGTTATCGCCGCGCTGACCAATAAG GAGAGCTTTATCCCGTACAGAAACTCAAAAGCTGACGTAACTCCTCCAAAGCTGCCTCGGAGGATTGAGTGTGGTTGTCTGTACATTGTGATTTTTAAACTCATGCCCTTGTATTGGTTGCTTCATTTCATATTATTCATTTTTAATCAATTGGATCCGATGTACAAAGATCAATAA
- the LOC129831245 gene encoding zinc finger and BTB domain-containing protein 22-like, with amino-acid sequence MHSLSMGQGCSSSSSGAPSGSVVQVCFPSSQASVLDSLNRQREEGQLCDLSIQVQGQVFKAHRCVLAASSPYFHDQVLLKNMSTVSIPAVMDPLAFESVLSCAYTGQLRMLREDIVNYLTVGSVLQMWHIVDKCTELLKEGRVTGSGSAAQGVIGGAQGNPGCSSSESSLGAGSAQAGGSNTQPATHPPSRPSLSESQSPSSTNYFSPRDTNFGGGAAAAGAAGEGGVNSTPSYCTPSGGEEAFLIEEEDEEEEEELLYHRKRGSSRRKPTASVSDQEVGVSDSFGVSSYQDGDASPLQKRPTYSQPSIMPRKQWVVVKTERPQDDDLIVVSGEEGPDEEEERELEMLRERERTFNISNIRTLSGELSSKADHEMETQMDYCQSSEDYLKFDSGLMDQTLPQHLHDSAGQSGGRTVSALLGQVQSAAAARAQLFPIDMQGNQILMYRQSSLDSSQPIGMGGGMAGAPFKGPNLEHGAVHLSAQGGLAGGLDGLDGGGGGSSGKVFMCHCGKTFTHKSMRDRHINMHLDLRPFNCPVCAKKFKMKHHLTEHMKTHTGLKPYDCHGCGKKFMWRDSFMRHRSHCEGRSGAAGRSEDGGGSDRTDGISPQHLPLSTSEAGHGVVGGRNGISVLSPHHSSTGSSSNAVSCLTMASSGVLLGVNSQSVMQVQGSSVFGLGVSRGGCEEEVCEVGANDSVT; translated from the exons ATGCATTCTCTGTCCATGGGGCAGGgctgtagcagcagcagctcaGGTGCCCCCTCTGGCTCGGTGGTACAGGTGTGCTTCCCCAGCTCCCAGGCGTCTGTACTGGACAGCCTGAACAGGCAGCGCGAGGAGGGCCAGCTCTGTGACCTCTCCATCCAGGTCCAGGGGCAGGTGTTCAAGGCCCACCGCTGTGTGCTGGCTGCATCCTCACCCTACTTTCACGACcag gTGCTCTTGAAGAACATGTCCACCGTCTCCATCCCTGCCGTCATGGACCCGCTGGCGTTCGAGAGCGTCCTGAGCTGCGCCTACACGGGCCAGCTGCGCATGCTCCGCGAAGACATCGTCAACTACCTCACCGTGGGCAGCGTGCTGCAGATGTGGCACATCGTGGACAAGTGCACAGAGCTCCTCAAAGAGGGACGGGTGACGGGGAGTGGGAGTGCAGCCCAGGGCGTCATTGGGGGAGCTCAGGGGAACCCTGGATGCAGTAGCAGTGAAAGCTCCCTCGGGGCTGGGAGTGCCCAAGCTGGGGGAAGCAACACCCAGCCGGCCACTCACCCTCCCAGCCGCCCGTCCCTGAGTGAGAGCCAGTCTCCCAGCAGCACCAACTACTTTAGCCCCAGAGACACCAACTTCGGAGGGGGAGCGGCGGCCGCTGGAGCTGCAGGGGAGGGAGGCGTGAACTCAACCCCCAGCTACTGTACCCCTTCTGGGGGCGAGGAGGCTTTCCTCATCGAAGaagaggatgaagaagaggaagaagagctCCTGTACCATAGGAAGCGAGGGAGCAGCAGGAGGAAGCCGACGGCCTCTGTCTCGGACCAAGAGGTTGGAGTCAGCGATAGCTTCGGGGTGTCGTCCTACCAAGACGGGGATGCCTCCCCTCTCCAGAAGCGGCCCACATACAGCCAGCCCAGCATCATGCCCCGGAAGCAGTGGGTGGTGGTAAAAACAGAGAGGCCCCAGGACGATGACCTGATCGTGGTGTCGGGTGAGGAAGGgccagatgaggaagaggagagagagttggagatgctgagggagagggagaggacgttCAACATATCCAACATTAGGACTCTGTCTGGAGAGTTGAGCAGCAAAGCGGACCATGAGATGGAGACACAG ATGGATTACTGCCAGTCTTCTGAAGACTACCTCAAGTTTGACAGTGGTTTAATGGACCAGACTCTCCCACAGCACCTTCATGACAGCGCTGGTCAGAGTGGTGGCAGAACCGTCTCAGCCCTACTAGGCCAAGTCcagtctgctgctgctgctagagCTCAGCTCTTTCCCATAGACATGCAAGGCAACCAGATCCTCATGTACAGACAATCCTCTCTAGATTCCTCTCAACCCATAGGAATGGGAGGTGGTATGGCCGGGGCACCATTTAAAGGGCCAAACCTGGAGCATGGAGCAGTCCATTTGTCAGCACAGGGGGGTTTGGCCGGTGGCTTAGATGGACTGGACGGGGGTGGTGGCGGGAGTTCAGGGAAGGTGTTCATGTGCCACTGTGGAAAGACCTTCACCCACAAGAGCATGCGTGACCGTCACATCAACATGCACCTGGACCTGCGGCCTTTCAACTGCCCCGTCTGCGCCAAGAAGTTCAAGATGAAGCACCACCTGACGGAGCACATGAAGACCCACACGGGGCTCAAGCCCTACGACTGCCACGGCTGCGGCAAGAAGTTCATGTGGCGCGACAGCTTCATGCGGCACCGCTCCCACTGCGAGGGACGGAGCGGGGCAGCTGGCAGGAGCGAGGATGGGGGAGGGTCCGACCGCACTGATGGGATCTCCCCACAGCATCTCCCTCTCTCGACCAGCGAGGCCGGTCACGGTGTCGTTGGTGGCAGGAATGGGATCTCTGTCTTGTCCCCACATCATTCCAGTACAGGTAGCAGCAGTAATGCTGTCTCTTGCCTGACCATGGCCAGTTCTGGAGTGCTCTTAGGGGTTAACTCTCAGAGCGTGATGCAGGTTCAAGGTTCATCTGTGTTTGGTCTGGGGGTCAGCCGAGGTGGGTGTGAGGAGGAAGTGTGTGAGGTTGGTGCTAATGATAGTGTCACTTAA
- the LOC129831246 gene encoding carboxy-terminal kinesin 2-like isoform X2 — protein MFGPSTRQQDVFEEISLLVQSALDGYNVCCFAYRQWQKLHHGGGGEKEDMRGVIPRAVQQIFQASKKLREQGWEVCNLIALANQNRSTARTNMNDHSSHSVFQLDIEGENSGRDVTCKSSLCLDLAGSEQVQKSQSQGYHFSEMTAINCSLTNLGIVIAALTNKESFIPYRNSKADVTPPKLPRRIECGCLYIVIFKLMPLYWLLHFILFIFNQLDPMYKDQ, from the exons ATGTTTGggccctccacacggcaacaggATGTGTTTGAGGAGATTTCCCTCCTGGTGCAGTCAGCCCTGGACGGCTACAACGTCTGCTGCTTCGCTTACAGACAGTGGCAAAAGCTACACcatggaggggggggagagaaggaggacatGCGTGGGGTCATCCCCCGGGCCGTGCAGCAGATCTTCCAGGCCTCCAAGAAATTGCGGGAGCAGGGATGGGAG GTCTGCAACCTGATCGCACTGGCCAACCAGAATCGATCCACAGCCCGGACTAACATGAATGACCACTCCTCGCACTCGGTGTTCCAGCTCGACATTGAGGGCGAGAACTCTGGAAGAGACGTCACGTGCAAAT ccTCTCTGTGTTTGGACCTGGCTGGCAGTGAGCAGGTGCAGAAGAGCCAATCCCAAGGGTACCACTTCAGTGAGATGACAGCCATCAACTGCTCCTTGACCAACCTTGGGATTGTTATCGCCGCGCTGACCAATAAG GAGAGCTTTATCCCGTACAGAAACTCAAAAGCTGACGTAACTCCTCCAAAGCTGCCTCGGAGGATTGAGTGTGGTTGTCTGTACATTGTGATTTTTAAACTCATGCCCTTGTATTGGTTGCTTCATTTCATATTATTCATTTTTAATCAATTGGATCCGATGTACAAAGATCAATAA